A window of Halobellus sp. LT62 contains these coding sequences:
- a CDS encoding ArsR family transcriptional regulator — protein MSRPDATPLTPAENTAGLDPITALSVLDDTTRANIIGTIVGHPKGAPSKKELEYYNPSVAASTLTDHLIRLEEVGLIEAIERDREGLERGQPYRFFQLTDAARELFDRNNLFEPDAYRELFAEVEKTDGIKAAEGVERPNGRI, from the coding sequence ATGTCCCGGCCTGACGCCACCCCGCTCACGCCAGCCGAGAACACGGCCGGCCTCGATCCGATCACAGCGTTGAGTGTCCTCGACGACACGACCCGCGCGAATATCATCGGGACGATCGTCGGTCATCCGAAAGGCGCGCCCTCGAAGAAGGAACTCGAATACTACAACCCGAGCGTCGCCGCGTCGACGCTCACCGACCACCTCATCCGGCTGGAGGAGGTGGGACTAATCGAGGCCATCGAACGAGATCGTGAAGGGCTCGAACGAGGCCAACCATACCGATTCTTTCAGCTCACCGACGCCGCCCGCGAGCTGTTCGACCGGAACAATCTCTTCGAGCCCGATGCGTACCGAGAGCTATTCGCCGAAGTCGAGAAAACAGACGGAATCAAGGCCGCCGAAGGTGTCGAGCGGCCGAACGGACGGATCTGA
- a CDS encoding UvrD-helicase domain-containing protein, translating to MTEEPEEIQLTEEQEDALVQGRNVAITAGAGTGKTTTLTERYVTILAENPSLTPENIVTITFTRKAAAELTERVREEVYDRLEAVDSPDAYHRWRDVLDELEDGYVHTIHAFCTRLLRERAVEAPVPLGFDVLDEDGAATLQREVVTEFLERNQDDDDVALLAQLWGRDQLVDVLAGLLDERPQIEAVLGEWRDAEIDEYIDVCWEVVCDLDAADARQTLYADGLLEQLRPVAGRVDREAVISDEDGLRSYRTFTGVATTLPDEPAESDPRDCQRAILELYEVCEKKNGGLYSSSGYVVGDRENWGEYGDVYDDLKDVIDAVIAAVEPHADAVETTPGDLEANSAHYALALTRVFDDVLATYTAEKNRRDTLDFPDVIETTLEFLRANDAVTERLREQFAAVMVDEFQDTDPRQWELVKLLTGVDEQTASNVFLVGDEKQSIYGFRGADVTTFGEARAELQTVNEVREVDDVPDGDAESPTALELSGNFRTLDEPLSFLNELFEYLFQPEGETHEPYEAPPQGLTTQRDRVEDIEGLTGSVEYLAVPDDADTAAELFGDDHPVAEGALDHTIEAEARALAARLTHLFDDPPQVQDPDTGAHRYATPDDTAILLRRRTHLDRYQRALEEYGIPYTVVGGVGFYDTPEVQALTNLLRVLGDPQDDVSLYGVLRSPLFGFTDDRLAPSVADAESVWDALAETDDPQLADAFDLLTTWRTLSGCATPSEDGVLPWNRLLSRVIDDTGYLASVSADERGRQAVANVEKFRDQVRTWSENGVHTVAGLLHRIDRQAEIDPREGEADIPGDAEGVRIMTIHSAKGLEFPIVTVPDLGSDLNFGRSVDDHGYVRLVDGTGEAPPVPAVGGPNPSDAFSIEKTAVNEYADRRSRPQDRAESKRLLYVACTRTRDHLLLCGTHDIDVDESGTIELGEPAAFDDADRWRDWLQPALLDGALVDEAVRDGQARGEMDGASYTVRKPPRPVDWHTDDDAVDSAPEISIPSPLSRAPAKRIAATTLVNAVADVTGDGHSYSQREESAGLSPTTFGTVVHRINELRPPRDEWPTLIRRLSRMSGEEPTETDLRDAVDHAADAVEFVDQVEADAQLQAVYDEYSVVARIDESRIVGDIDRLLVTPDAFHIIDYKTNDLSGTTLDDLAEHYRPQMLAYALALLQHDRTRDIRASLRFTDAGVEERFNWESDQMAEIESELRSMVDLVK from the coding sequence ATGACTGAGGAACCCGAGGAGATTCAGCTCACAGAGGAACAGGAGGACGCGCTCGTCCAGGGCCGGAACGTCGCGATCACTGCCGGCGCTGGGACGGGGAAGACGACAACGCTCACCGAGCGGTACGTGACGATACTGGCCGAGAACCCGTCGCTCACGCCGGAGAACATCGTCACGATTACCTTCACGCGAAAGGCTGCTGCCGAACTGACCGAGCGCGTCCGGGAAGAAGTGTACGACCGTCTCGAAGCCGTCGACTCACCGGATGCCTACCACCGCTGGCGGGATGTCCTTGACGAGTTGGAGGACGGCTACGTTCACACTATTCACGCGTTCTGTACCCGGCTCTTGCGAGAACGGGCCGTCGAGGCCCCGGTCCCGCTCGGCTTCGACGTACTCGACGAAGACGGCGCCGCGACACTCCAACGCGAGGTCGTGACGGAGTTCCTCGAACGCAACCAGGACGATGACGATGTCGCGCTCCTCGCTCAGCTCTGGGGTCGCGACCAGTTGGTAGACGTGCTCGCAGGGCTGCTCGATGAACGCCCACAGATCGAGGCCGTCCTCGGGGAGTGGCGTGACGCGGAGATCGACGAGTACATCGATGTCTGCTGGGAGGTCGTCTGTGATCTCGACGCTGCCGACGCCCGCCAGACGCTGTATGCGGACGGACTTCTCGAGCAGCTACGCCCGGTCGCAGGCCGTGTCGACCGCGAAGCCGTGATCTCCGACGAGGACGGCCTTCGGTCCTACCGGACCTTCACCGGGGTCGCGACCACACTTCCTGACGAGCCTGCAGAGAGCGATCCCCGCGACTGTCAGCGGGCAATTCTCGAGCTTTACGAGGTCTGTGAGAAGAAGAACGGCGGCCTGTACAGCAGTTCCGGGTACGTTGTCGGTGACCGGGAGAACTGGGGTGAGTACGGTGACGTCTACGACGACCTGAAGGACGTCATCGACGCGGTCATCGCTGCCGTCGAGCCGCACGCGGATGCGGTCGAAACGACGCCCGGTGACTTGGAAGCGAATAGCGCTCACTACGCGCTCGCCCTGACGCGGGTCTTCGACGACGTACTCGCAACCTACACTGCCGAGAAGAATCGGCGCGACACGCTCGACTTTCCTGACGTGATCGAGACGACGCTCGAGTTCTTGCGAGCTAACGATGCCGTCACGGAGCGGCTTCGAGAGCAGTTTGCGGCTGTGATGGTCGATGAATTCCAGGACACGGACCCGCGCCAGTGGGAGTTGGTCAAGCTCCTCACGGGCGTCGACGAGCAGACGGCGTCGAACGTCTTCTTGGTCGGCGACGAGAAACAGAGCATCTACGGATTCCGTGGCGCCGACGTGACGACGTTCGGGGAGGCGAGAGCGGAACTCCAGACCGTCAACGAAGTCCGTGAGGTCGACGACGTCCCCGACGGCGACGCCGAGAGTCCGACGGCGCTCGAACTCTCCGGGAACTTCCGGACGCTGGACGAGCCGCTGTCGTTCCTGAACGAGCTCTTCGAGTACCTGTTCCAACCGGAAGGTGAGACCCACGAACCTTACGAAGCGCCACCTCAGGGACTGACTACGCAGCGCGACCGTGTCGAAGACATCGAGGGACTGACTGGCAGCGTCGAGTATCTCGCTGTGCCCGACGACGCCGACACGGCAGCGGAACTCTTCGGCGACGACCATCCGGTCGCCGAAGGTGCGCTCGACCACACCATCGAGGCCGAGGCGAGAGCGCTCGCTGCTCGACTGACCCACCTGTTCGACGATCCGCCGCAAGTCCAAGACCCGGACACGGGTGCTCATCGCTACGCCACACCCGACGATACGGCGATCCTCCTTCGCCGGCGTACGCATCTGGATCGGTATCAGCGAGCCCTCGAGGAGTACGGTATTCCCTACACTGTCGTCGGTGGCGTCGGGTTCTACGATACGCCCGAAGTCCAGGCGCTCACGAACCTACTTCGGGTACTCGGTGATCCACAGGACGACGTCTCCCTCTATGGGGTGCTTCGGTCACCGCTGTTCGGGTTTACCGATGACCGCCTCGCACCGTCGGTCGCGGATGCCGAGTCAGTGTGGGACGCGCTCGCCGAGACGGACGATCCACAGCTCGCGGACGCTTTCGACCTCCTCACGACGTGGCGGACCCTCAGCGGCTGTGCGACGCCGTCCGAGGATGGCGTCCTCCCGTGGAACCGCCTGCTGTCCCGGGTGATCGACGACACCGGGTATCTGGCGAGTGTGAGTGCCGACGAACGCGGTCGACAGGCCGTCGCGAATGTGGAGAAGTTCCGCGATCAGGTCCGCACCTGGAGCGAGAACGGTGTTCACACCGTTGCCGGGTTGCTCCACCGGATCGACCGCCAGGCCGAAATCGACCCTCGTGAGGGGGAGGCAGATATTCCGGGTGACGCCGAGGGCGTCCGGATTATGACGATTCATTCCGCGAAGGGACTCGAATTCCCGATCGTCACCGTCCCCGATCTCGGGAGTGACCTCAACTTCGGTCGCTCCGTCGACGACCATGGGTACGTTCGACTCGTGGACGGAACTGGTGAGGCGCCGCCGGTGCCGGCAGTCGGTGGGCCGAATCCGAGCGATGCGTTCTCGATCGAGAAGACGGCCGTCAACGAGTACGCCGACCGACGGTCGCGTCCTCAGGATCGGGCGGAGTCGAAACGGCTCCTCTACGTTGCGTGTACACGAACGCGGGATCACCTCCTTCTCTGCGGCACGCACGACATCGACGTCGACGAGTCCGGTACAATCGAACTCGGCGAGCCTGCAGCCTTCGACGACGCAGACCGGTGGCGCGACTGGTTACAGCCAGCCCTCCTCGACGGAGCTCTCGTCGACGAGGCGGTTCGGGACGGACAGGCCCGTGGCGAGATGGATGGGGCCAGCTATACTGTTCGCAAGCCGCCGCGCCCAGTAGACTGGCACACCGACGACGACGCTGTTGATTCAGCGCCGGAGATATCGATTCCTTCACCGCTGTCGCGAGCGCCGGCGAAACGGATCGCGGCCACGACGCTCGTGAATGCGGTGGCGGATGTGACTGGGGACGGTCACAGTTACTCTCAACGGGAGGAGTCGGCGGGCCTGAGCCCAACGACGTTTGGGACGGTAGTCCACCGGATCAATGAACTTCGCCCACCGAGAGACGAGTGGCCTACCCTGATCCGCCGTTTGAGTCGGATGTCCGGTGAGGAGCCGACAGAAACTGACCTCCGCGATGCTGTCGATCACGCCGCTGATGCGGTCGAATTTGTAGACCAGGTTGAGGCCGATGCCCAGCTCCAAGCGGTCTACGACGAGTATTCTGTTGTCGCTCGAATTGATGAGTCGCGAATTGTCGGTGATATCGACCGGCTGCTCGTCACGCCGGATGCCTTCCACATTATCGACTACAAGACCAACGACCTCTCAGGTACGACGTTGGATGACCTCGCAGAACATTATCGACCGCAGATGCTCGCGTACGCTCTCGCACTTCTCCAACACGACCGGACCCGTGACATACGAGCTTCACTCCGGTTTACTGACGCGGGGGTAGAGGAACGGTTCAATTGGGAGTCGGATCAGATGGCGGAAATTGAATCTGAACTACGGTCGATGGTGGACTTGGTCAAGTAG
- a CDS encoding ParA family protein produces the protein MTDNTARVTVANQKGGAGKTTDVIHTGGALSARGHNVLLVDIDYHGGLTCSLGYNDLYYDTDRTTLFDVLDFDQMGSVNDIIVEHEEFDILPASEKLANNKNIQTLLEAPKSRERLGMTLDELDTNYDYIIVDTPPSLNVLTDNALVATGNVVIPVIPEKLNANSLQIFAKQLGSLEPAYGDINRLAIVCNRVEQNSEHRDTIEEIKSAYSLPVFEISKRTDLSQSIGEGVSVFGFAKENKRVEDARDLFNDIADLFDETFEKTAPEGVTV, from the coding sequence ATGACCGACAATACCGCACGAGTTACGGTGGCGAATCAAAAAGGCGGCGCGGGGAAGACAACCGACGTTATTCACACAGGCGGCGCACTCTCCGCCCGAGGCCACAACGTCCTCCTCGTCGATATCGACTACCACGGAGGGCTCACCTGCTCGCTTGGCTACAACGATCTGTACTACGATACCGACCGCACAACGCTGTTCGACGTCCTCGACTTCGATCAGATGGGGTCAGTGAACGACATCATCGTCGAGCACGAGGAATTCGACATCCTCCCCGCGAGCGAGAAGCTCGCGAACAACAAGAACATCCAGACGCTGCTTGAGGCGCCGAAGAGCCGAGAACGGTTGGGGATGACACTCGATGAACTCGATACAAATTACGACTACATCATCGTTGACACGCCGCCATCTCTGAACGTCCTCACCGATAATGCCCTCGTCGCGACTGGCAACGTCGTCATCCCCGTCATTCCCGAGAAACTCAACGCCAACAGCCTCCAAATTTTCGCGAAGCAGTTGGGCTCTCTTGAACCGGCATACGGGGACATTAACCGGCTTGCGATTGTCTGCAACCGTGTCGAGCAGAACAGTGAGCACCGCGACACCATCGAGGAGATCAAATCGGCGTACTCGCTTCCAGTCTTTGAGATCTCGAAGCGGACCGATCTTTCCCAGTCGATCGGCGAAGGTGTGTCTGTTTTCGGCTTCGCCAAGGAGAACAAGCGCGTTGAGGATGCACGCGATCTGTTCAACGATATCGCCGACCTGTTCGATGAAACGTTTGAGAAGACAGCTCCTGAGGGGGTGACAGTATGA
- a CDS encoding VOC family protein: MFTQANQENADALPQGTRIGRTALRVAELAEMTGFYRDVVGLSVLHTSDTTAILGVDDTSLLVLEGAEDALKRHRSGTGLYHNAFRVPSREALGDALGRIREHWQLGGSSDHLVSEALYLTDPEGNGVEIYRDFPRDEWSIDDNGRIRIGSDRLDLDRIEAAGSGGARAPPGTDVGHIHLEVSSLDAFRDFYVDTLGFEVQATWPNAHFVSAGGYHHHIGANTWHHRTGPSNGRGLAWFEVVLPGTQALDALRDRLVGSQSTVTETDEGIVVRDADEIEIRFRVET, from the coding sequence ATGTTCACCCAAGCGAATCAAGAAAATGCAGACGCACTCCCGCAAGGAACCCGTATCGGCCGGACTGCGCTTCGCGTCGCGGAGCTCGCTGAGATGACCGGGTTCTACCGGGATGTCGTCGGTCTCAGTGTGCTCCACACAAGCGACACGACCGCCATTCTCGGCGTGGACGACACGTCACTGCTCGTCCTGGAGGGAGCGGAAGATGCTCTGAAGCGTCACCGATCGGGCACCGGGCTCTACCACAATGCATTCAGAGTGCCCTCACGCGAGGCGCTCGGTGACGCGCTCGGTCGGATACGAGAGCACTGGCAGCTCGGTGGTTCGTCTGACCATCTCGTCAGCGAGGCGCTGTATCTCACAGACCCCGAGGGGAACGGCGTTGAGATCTACCGGGACTTCCCCCGCGACGAGTGGTCCATCGACGACAATGGGAGGATCAGAATCGGCTCCGACCGACTCGATCTCGATAGAATCGAAGCCGCTGGTAGTGGTGGAGCTCGGGCACCGCCGGGAACAGACGTCGGCCATATCCATCTCGAAGTCTCCTCGCTCGACGCATTCAGGGACTTCTACGTAGACACTCTCGGGTTCGAGGTGCAAGCAACCTGGCCAAACGCACACTTCGTGTCTGCCGGAGGGTACCACCATCACATCGGGGCGAACACGTGGCACCATCGGACAGGTCCAAGCAATGGCCGAGGATTAGCCTGGTTCGAGGTAGTCCTCCCGGGGACACAGGCACTCGACGCGCTTCGAGACCGACTCGTTGGGAGCCAATCTACCGTGACCGAAACGGATGAGGGTATCGTAGTCAGGGATGCAGACGAGATCGAGATTCGATTCCGAGTCGAGACCTAA
- a CDS encoding DoxX family protein — MALETAGGGLAFLIGRLIFGAVLGFMGLNHFIGLEGMSGYAASKGIPAPRLSVAGSGLMLIVGGLAIILGVYPFIGAAVIALFFLGVTPVMHDFWTVEDPEQRQSEMTNFLKNAALFGAALVFGALSGTDWPYALNIGL; from the coding sequence ATGGCTCTGGAAACTGCCGGTGGTGGGCTTGCCTTCTTGATTGGCCGCCTCATCTTCGGCGCAGTGCTCGGGTTTATGGGACTGAACCACTTCATCGGGCTGGAGGGAATGAGTGGCTACGCTGCCTCAAAGGGCATCCCCGCCCCCCGGCTATCCGTTGCGGGGTCCGGCCTCATGCTCATCGTGGGCGGACTCGCCATCATCCTCGGGGTATACCCATTCATCGGTGCGGCGGTCATCGCCCTGTTCTTCCTGGGCGTAACGCCGGTCATGCACGACTTCTGGACGGTCGAGGATCCCGAACAGCGCCAGTCCGAGATGACGAACTTCCTGAAGAACGCTGCGCTCTTCGGAGCCGCGCTCGTATTCGGTGCGCTGAGTGGAACCGACTGGCCCTACGCACTCAACATCGGACTCTAA
- a CDS encoding UPF0175 family protein: MARITGSYPDDLDLLIEGAVEAGVFGGKSDALREFVREYFEDHENERIAAAVALYERERITLGEAARLAAVDRWTMRDILREHGVELRLGLDDEDDAAYEVEAAKELEFDDEDSDDEESRAK, translated from the coding sequence ATGGCACGAATCACCGGCTCCTATCCAGACGATCTTGACCTCCTCATCGAAGGTGCTGTCGAGGCTGGGGTGTTTGGGGGCAAAAGCGATGCATTACGCGAGTTCGTCCGTGAGTACTTCGAGGACCACGAAAACGAGCGCATTGCAGCTGCAGTTGCTCTCTACGAACGCGAGCGAATCACGCTCGGCGAGGCAGCGAGACTCGCTGCTGTCGACCGATGGACGATGCGTGACATCCTCCGTGAACACGGGGTCGAACTTCGTCTCGGTCTCGATGACGAGGACGACGCAGCCTACGAGGTAGAGGCAGCGAAAGAACTCGAATTCGATGATGAAGACTCGGACGACGAGGAGTCACGTGCGAAATGA
- a CDS encoding PD-(D/E)XK nuclease family protein, producing the protein MDSTLLTGPKHARLEQRAFQWAVDIATDSLGSILYITRNDARRSAVADSWAASYDPLRLRAETLDAVVREWYEHLHGPVQPLSGQLNRRLAEYALDRTTAETDGALAGESASAALADSFSSRFSLFDEAGVGTADALAAEFGDSALDDRIATATVDAYHHYRDLHADYVDEWVCLRGEIFEAVATTAQPLSELSPELDVVVLSGYHEFRPIERRLIERLVDEFPVIALLPLHQGGQSGVDAVADDALDVYEALDFERVELEPVDESGRAFRTITESLYRPDPDTVTVPDSLRWRELPTPEREIRFVARELRTELANGRDPDDVAVVIPGTEAYSGYVEDTFETFDIPHVTTAASQLNRTFTGSVVHDLLNLAEPDPRAEDLTSLLANPLVDIVDTDQANAVTAAARRRDTVSVSPLLDDVDDEAAALIEDLLATLETLRGGDVEDATETLRQLLDDRFDLETATDDYASGAEQAVEQQAYDLVDEVLTSFESLAAVNSDLSPLALFTRAFDGIPIQVPQRAAGGHVEVMGLLDARMRSFEKVFLVGLSSEHFPATPERPAFFEEMTDAHQQFDTGDERLRGRYLFATLLANVDELTITTPETGDDESAVVRSPVLDELQRVTGIEPEAGVDDRVGSREDLQRHVAATADRRAAVSRAGDRGDLSPEQTKRTDRGLHCADNRGTAGLSEHDGILDPETVDEVYPPSEREPYSASRIERYVECGFKFYADEVLGLEDPDDVEVVPTPLETGSYVHDVLERFFADLQDGTEDGVDLTEFDRDELATHLREIGVEELRDADFEYEGLFYERWKAELFAGLGDDESAPYEAGSKPHDASEQGLFATFLDNELSRDGAARPHLFEAPFGEGLPDSDAGPFTVERPDGSTVSIRGYIDRVDVSRDGEQPSLTLYDYKTGRAPYMTKTTGGTKFQLPIYLLAAANVVDGDPFDQGSLSATYYQVRPPNDLKVPRGVESKFDSQTELRRFLNDVVPEWLGQIDEAIANGRFHTTLLSARGASCRYCDYRRACDVRHHRKREFVDEVHEDDAAYVPLRVRDDEDIEAVMSDD; encoded by the coding sequence ATGGATTCAACGCTTCTCACCGGTCCGAAACACGCCCGATTGGAACAACGGGCATTTCAGTGGGCTGTTGACATCGCCACCGATTCGCTGGGGAGTATTCTCTATATTACCCGGAACGACGCCCGTCGGAGTGCAGTTGCGGACAGCTGGGCCGCGTCGTACGACCCACTCCGCCTTCGTGCCGAGACGCTTGATGCGGTCGTTCGTGAGTGGTATGAGCATCTCCACGGTCCGGTCCAACCACTCTCCGGACAGTTGAACCGCCGGCTCGCGGAGTACGCGCTCGACAGAACAACAGCCGAAACAGATGGCGCTCTCGCCGGCGAATCGGCCTCAGCCGCTCTCGCGGATTCGTTCAGTAGCCGCTTTTCACTTTTCGACGAGGCCGGCGTCGGGACCGCCGACGCTCTGGCAGCGGAGTTTGGAGACTCAGCGCTCGATGACCGGATTGCAACAGCCACCGTCGACGCCTATCACCACTATCGCGATCTTCATGCCGACTATGTCGACGAGTGGGTCTGTCTCCGAGGCGAGATATTCGAGGCCGTCGCGACGACAGCCCAGCCACTATCCGAACTCTCCCCGGAGCTGGATGTCGTCGTTCTCTCTGGGTATCACGAGTTCCGTCCTATCGAACGCCGTCTCATCGAACGCCTTGTCGATGAATTCCCGGTGATCGCACTCCTACCACTCCATCAAGGTGGTCAAAGCGGAGTCGATGCCGTTGCGGATGACGCCCTAGACGTCTATGAAGCGCTGGACTTCGAGAGGGTAGAACTCGAGCCCGTTGACGAGTCGGGGCGGGCCTTCAGAACGATCACCGAGTCACTCTACCGCCCGGATCCCGACACCGTCACTGTTCCAGACTCGCTCCGGTGGCGGGAACTCCCGACACCCGAGCGTGAGATCCGCTTCGTCGCTCGCGAGCTCCGAACCGAGTTAGCCAATGGCCGTGATCCAGACGACGTGGCCGTCGTCATCCCGGGGACTGAGGCGTATTCGGGCTACGTCGAGGACACGTTCGAGACGTTCGACATTCCGCACGTCACGACCGCTGCCTCACAGCTGAACCGGACATTCACCGGGAGTGTCGTACACGACCTCCTGAACTTGGCCGAACCCGACCCGCGCGCCGAGGATCTCACGTCGTTGCTGGCGAATCCACTGGTTGACATCGTCGATACTGACCAAGCCAACGCCGTCACGGCAGCTGCTCGCCGGCGCGACACCGTTTCTGTGTCGCCCCTGCTTGACGACGTCGACGATGAGGCGGCGGCGCTGATTGAGGACTTACTGGCCACGCTGGAGACGCTTCGAGGGGGCGACGTTGAGGATGCAACCGAGACGCTCCGACAACTGTTGGACGACCGGTTCGACTTGGAAACGGCGACGGATGACTACGCCAGTGGGGCCGAGCAAGCCGTCGAACAGCAGGCGTACGACCTCGTGGACGAGGTCCTCACCTCGTTCGAGTCGCTGGCGGCGGTCAATAGCGACCTTTCCCCGTTGGCACTGTTCACCCGTGCCTTCGACGGTATCCCGATCCAGGTTCCACAGCGCGCTGCCGGCGGCCACGTCGAAGTGATGGGGTTACTCGACGCGCGGATGCGCTCGTTCGAGAAGGTGTTCCTCGTGGGACTGTCGAGCGAGCACTTCCCAGCGACACCGGAACGCCCGGCCTTCTTCGAGGAGATGACCGACGCCCACCAACAGTTCGACACCGGTGACGAGCGCCTCCGTGGCCGCTATCTCTTTGCGACGCTGCTCGCGAATGTCGACGAACTCACGATCACGACGCCTGAGACAGGCGACGACGAATCTGCGGTCGTCCGGTCGCCGGTCCTCGACGAACTCCAACGTGTGACCGGCATCGAACCCGAAGCCGGCGTCGACGACCGCGTGGGCTCCCGCGAGGATCTCCAGCGGCACGTCGCTGCAACGGCCGACCGGCGTGCGGCAGTCAGCCGCGCCGGCGACCGAGGTGACCTCTCCCCCGAACAGACCAAGCGCACGGATCGGGGACTCCACTGTGCGGACAACAGAGGAACGGCAGGCCTCTCCGAACACGACGGCATATTGGACCCCGAGACAGTCGATGAGGTATACCCTCCGTCGGAGAGGGAACCCTACAGTGCGAGTCGAATCGAGCGATACGTCGAGTGTGGGTTCAAGTTCTACGCTGACGAAGTGCTCGGACTCGAGGATCCCGACGACGTCGAGGTCGTCCCCACGCCGCTCGAAACCGGGTCGTACGTTCACGACGTCTTGGAACGGTTTTTCGCGGATCTGCAGGACGGGACCGAGGATGGTGTCGATCTCACGGAATTCGATCGGGACGAACTGGCGACGCACCTTCGCGAGATCGGCGTCGAGGAACTCCGGGATGCTGACTTTGAGTACGAGGGCCTGTTCTACGAGCGGTGGAAAGCGGAGCTGTTCGCGGGCCTCGGTGACGATGAGAGCGCCCCGTACGAGGCCGGGAGCAAACCCCACGACGCATCGGAACAGGGATTGTTCGCTACCTTCCTCGACAACGAACTCTCCCGGGACGGCGCCGCCCGCCCACACCTATTCGAGGCCCCATTCGGCGAGGGGCTTCCCGACTCGGATGCTGGTCCGTTCACGGTTGAGCGACCGGACGGTTCGACAGTCTCGATTCGCGGATACATCGACCGGGTTGACGTGAGCCGGGATGGCGAACAACCGTCTCTCACGCTGTACGACTACAAGACTGGTCGAGCACCGTATATGACGAAGACGACCGGCGGCACGAAGTTCCAGCTCCCCATCTATCTGCTTGCTGCGGCCAACGTCGTTGACGGTGATCCGTTCGATCAGGGATCGCTTTCAGCGACGTACTATCAGGTACGACCGCCAAACGACCTCAAGGTTCCACGCGGCGTCGAGTCGAAGTTCGATTCACAGACTGAGCTCCGCCGTTTCCTGAACGACGTCGTTCCGGAGTGGCTAGGCCAAATCGACGAGGCTATCGCCAACGGACGGTTCCACACGACGCTCCTGTCCGCTCGGGGTGCGAGCTGCCGATACTGTGACTACCGGCGGGCGTGCGATGTCCGCCATCACCGCAAGCGGGAGTTCGTCGACGAGGTTCACGAGGACGACGCCGCGTACGTTCCGCTCCGTGTTCGCGACGACGAGGACATCGAGGCGGTGATGAGCGATGACTGA
- a CDS encoding helix-turn-helix domain-containing protein, with the protein MYEVLDDTAAQIILAIESGDSIRRVAQHLHTPYETVRQAVNRLEDAGYVRYDDGLSVVDDRVRDAARELVAASAGVSPPSIEEAYVIPQFGDWPFAFTRIDAVYVWTQGGYQVGREPDDYPLFLAVRERDVDAWGAFFESFDLPTAFERQPRDELEGPLQIVLEPRPSLDIEHVEGYPVIPRAETIEYMRENYAQFQSALAMLDRMYEDLDLGVTYRETEGHSYKLQQPK; encoded by the coding sequence ATGTACGAAGTGCTCGACGACACGGCGGCGCAGATCATCCTCGCTATCGAGAGTGGTGACTCCATCCGTCGTGTCGCCCAACACCTCCACACGCCGTACGAGACGGTGAGACAGGCCGTCAACCGTCTCGAAGACGCAGGCTACGTCCGCTATGATGACGGCCTCTCAGTCGTCGATGACCGCGTGAGAGACGCAGCACGAGAGCTCGTCGCTGCCAGCGCCGGCGTCAGTCCACCCTCCATCGAGGAAGCCTACGTCATCCCACAGTTCGGTGACTGGCCGTTCGCGTTCACGCGGATCGACGCCGTCTACGTGTGGACTCAGGGCGGCTACCAGGTCGGTCGCGAGCCCGACGACTATCCGTTGTTCCTAGCCGTCCGTGAGCGGGACGTCGACGCCTGGGGGGCTTTTTTCGAGTCCTTCGACCTTCCCACCGCATTCGAGCGACAGCCCCGAGACGAGCTGGAGGGACCGCTGCAGATAGTCCTCGAGCCACGCCCGTCACTCGACATCGAGCACGTCGAAGGGTACCCGGTGATCCCGAGAGCAGAGACGATCGAGTATATGCGCGAGAACTACGCTCAGTTCCAGTCGGCGTTGGCAATGCTCGACCGGATGTACGAGGACCTCGACCTCGGCGTCACGTATCGAGAGACCGAAGGGCACAGCTATAAGCTTCAACAACCGAAGTGA